In one Fodinicola acaciae genomic region, the following are encoded:
- a CDS encoding HpcH/HpaI aldolase/citrate lyase family protein has translation MRSLFFVPGSRPDMIAKVPRFSPDVAVVDLEDAVVTADKETARASAVEALSSLDLPVPMVVRVNAIDTRWFAGDIAAVVSLGLAGKVVGLVLPKLQRLSDLETLRSALGDWSPEVVVGGLETALGVADARTLIAPPVTAVFFGAEDYTVDMGGRRTPGGLEVLYARSQVVQAARLAGVPAIDQIVAAIRDPDAFRADASVGRDLGYAGKLCIHPSQVALAHEVFTPSEAEIAHAQAVIEASRQAALGGSGAGVLDGEMVDEVHVRLATSVLRAAGLDVG, from the coding sequence ATGCGCAGCCTGTTCTTCGTGCCGGGCAGCCGGCCGGACATGATCGCGAAGGTGCCACGGTTCTCGCCGGACGTCGCGGTGGTTGACCTGGAAGACGCCGTCGTGACCGCCGACAAGGAGACCGCACGCGCGTCGGCGGTCGAGGCGCTGTCGTCGCTGGACCTGCCGGTGCCGATGGTCGTACGCGTCAACGCCATCGACACGCGGTGGTTCGCTGGCGACATCGCCGCCGTCGTGTCGCTCGGCCTGGCCGGCAAGGTCGTCGGCCTCGTACTGCCGAAACTGCAGCGGCTGTCCGACCTGGAGACGCTTCGTTCGGCGCTCGGCGACTGGTCGCCGGAGGTGGTCGTAGGCGGCCTGGAGACGGCGCTGGGCGTCGCCGACGCGCGCACGCTCATCGCGCCGCCGGTGACCGCGGTGTTCTTCGGCGCCGAGGACTACACCGTCGACATGGGCGGCCGGCGTACGCCCGGCGGCCTCGAGGTGTTGTACGCGCGCAGCCAGGTCGTGCAGGCCGCTCGGCTGGCCGGCGTACCGGCGATCGACCAGATCGTCGCGGCGATCCGCGACCCCGACGCGTTCCGCGCCGACGCGTCGGTCGGCCGGGACCTCGGTTACGCAGGCAAGCTCTGCATCCATCCGAGCCAGGTCGCGTTGGCGCACGAGGTCTTCACGCCTTCGGAGGCCGAGATCGCGCACGCCCAGGCGGTCATCGAGGCGTCGCGACAGGCGGCGCTCGGTGGCTCAGGTGCCGGCGTACTGGACGGCGAGATGGTTGACGAGGTCCACGTACGCCTCGCGACCAGCGTCCTCCGCGCCGCCGGCCTCGACGTTGGCTGA
- a CDS encoding acyltransferase domain-containing protein, with amino-acid sequence MLAIVAPGQGAQKPGFLLPWLSGWDGAARATAQLRWMSALAGLDLIQLGTEADADAIKDTATTQPLLTAAALVAASALPVSEAAVVAGHSVGELGAAAMAGVLTPETAIAFAGVRGREMAAACGLEPTGMTALLGGDEDDVVATIEAAGLTPANRNGSGQIVAAGSLAGLEKLAAAPPEKARVRPLAVAGAFHTHYMAPARDALAALAGGITPSQPERLLLSNADGKAVTTGAEAVARLVRQVTSPVRWDLCMAAMADLGVTALIELPPAGTLAGLAKRALKGVEIVTVNTPDDLPKAADLARRYGGGPVESGVRFHVAVAPSAGTFTRADLAEGDPVGAGERIGAVETRQGPVEVAGHRDGVLVEWLAHTGDPVAAGTPLARLNPAGA; translated from the coding sequence GTGCTTGCCATCGTCGCTCCCGGACAAGGGGCTCAGAAGCCCGGCTTCCTGCTTCCCTGGCTCTCCGGTTGGGACGGCGCCGCGCGCGCGACGGCTCAGCTGCGCTGGATGTCGGCGCTCGCCGGACTCGACCTGATCCAGCTGGGGACCGAGGCGGACGCCGACGCGATCAAGGACACCGCTACGACCCAGCCGCTGCTGACCGCCGCCGCGCTGGTGGCCGCGAGCGCGCTGCCGGTCTCCGAGGCCGCCGTCGTCGCCGGCCACAGCGTCGGTGAGCTCGGCGCCGCCGCGATGGCCGGAGTGCTGACGCCGGAGACCGCGATCGCCTTCGCCGGCGTACGCGGCCGCGAGATGGCCGCCGCCTGCGGGCTGGAGCCGACCGGCATGACCGCGCTGCTCGGCGGTGACGAGGACGACGTGGTCGCCACGATCGAGGCCGCCGGCCTCACCCCGGCCAACCGCAACGGCAGCGGCCAGATCGTCGCTGCCGGCTCGCTGGCCGGCTTGGAGAAGCTCGCCGCCGCGCCGCCGGAGAAAGCGCGCGTACGTCCACTGGCTGTCGCAGGTGCCTTCCACACGCACTACATGGCACCGGCGCGCGACGCGCTCGCGGCGCTGGCCGGCGGCATCACGCCGAGCCAGCCCGAGCGCCTGCTGCTGTCCAATGCCGACGGCAAGGCCGTCACCACCGGCGCGGAGGCGGTCGCGCGCCTGGTACGCCAGGTCACCTCGCCGGTCCGCTGGGACCTGTGCATGGCGGCCATGGCCGACCTCGGCGTCACCGCGCTGATCGAGCTGCCGCCCGCCGGCACGCTCGCCGGCCTGGCCAAACGCGCGCTCAAAGGCGTCGAGATCGTCACCGTCAACACCCCGGACGACCTGCCGAAAGCCGCCGACCTGGCGCGCCGGTACGGCGGTGGTCCGGTCGAGTCGGGCGTACGCTTCCACGTCGCGGTGGCACCGTCGGCCGGCACCTTCACCCGCGCCGACCTGGCCGAAGGCGACCCGGTCGGCGCCGGCGAGCGGATCGGCGCGGTCGAGACCCGGCAAGGCCCGGTCGAGGTCGCCGGCCACCGCGACGGCGTACTCGTCGAATGGCTCGCGCACACCGGCGACCCGGTCGCCGCCGGCACCCCGTTGGCCCGCCTGAACCCCGCAGGAGCGTGA
- a CDS encoding nicotinamide mononucleotide transporter family protein gives MHILLTTGLTVFGQFISWAEFVGQICALAVVLLAQRRTLWTWPVQIAATILLVAVYTSAHLGGLAARNVVILLISVYGWWAWQHNKDAVYGIAVRKATWPERGLLAGALMVGTGLFAWLLSALHASWAPLPDAWIFVGTVVAFFAQGRGLVEFWLVWLLVDAVGVPLQIQSHLWFSAAVYAVFAVLVIIGWVSWARSARLQREQRQLAPAS, from the coding sequence GTGCACATTCTGCTGACGACCGGACTGACGGTCTTTGGCCAGTTCATCTCGTGGGCCGAGTTCGTCGGCCAGATCTGCGCGCTCGCGGTCGTCCTGCTGGCGCAGCGCCGTACGCTCTGGACCTGGCCGGTGCAGATCGCCGCGACCATCCTGCTGGTCGCCGTCTACACCTCCGCGCACCTCGGCGGCCTGGCCGCGCGCAACGTCGTGATCCTGCTGATCTCGGTCTACGGCTGGTGGGCCTGGCAGCACAACAAGGACGCCGTCTACGGCATCGCCGTACGCAAGGCCACCTGGCCCGAGCGCGGCCTGCTCGCCGGCGCGCTCATGGTCGGCACTGGCCTGTTTGCCTGGCTGCTCAGCGCGCTGCACGCGTCGTGGGCTCCGCTGCCGGATGCGTGGATCTTCGTCGGCACCGTCGTCGCCTTCTTCGCGCAGGGCCGCGGGCTGGTGGAGTTCTGGCTGGTCTGGCTGCTGGTCGACGCGGTCGGCGTACCGCTGCAGATCCAGTCGCACCTGTGGTTCTCCGCGGCCGTGTACGCCGTGTTCGCCGTCCTGGTGATCATCGGCTGGGTCTCCTGGGCCAGGTCCGCCCGCCTCCAACGAGAGCAGCGGCAACTCGCGCCTGCCAGTTGA
- a CDS encoding DUF4135 domain-containing protein → MAEFSCRMTDPGVDAGSGPLPPAAGRLLAAVRDGRAERMFPPVVGPGPDNTLSLRRHLAGDADARALARTLAEPRFAPFLAAVDRLDAWCARQDFEAPHLLSVANGDLFGPMICEAFVACAEKDADTLVAARCAQTAAFLDLFLTRLRRDRRESWPDRPELRGPVTGLWANGEETHNGGQRVLRVDFAGGGRVAYKPRPASGELLFLGEDSVFAMLNELAGAGLPVLPSWRGAGDDRLGYSWQEWVERPRQWDVLRRQDGHTLSGTRLESAEADQFWRRAGALTAACFAFGMTDLHGGNLLAGARADGEPMLYPVDLEVFFAETPRLAHTALVYAPTTGMTHHVGLENEARWCDVDGQPVCWTEEPDGTLSLLRRDRSITRTATRSVVGDTDGRIGYGPYLPAMLRGMFEAWTSICRHQERIREIVESADAYARVIRRATSIYLTGDSEVDFDESEREQLDNGDVPYFFRPLSGGPLRTVGSTVPATDSDPPTPLPWPRIAERLTLSGLGLALRDAVEHVFDDIPEHVAADAGVRFHLHGPQHGQVSFEWPEAGRRVTYGWDGGKVRLAVDAIDTPPAPVPVPPAAEIRQRLLRMDRVDAALRMPWARGGFADEALHRRLTMLVAAGASWLREVLDQHGWPGRSMVGLAATTAASRLVQHLEDDLPLQRRCLDLMSRAAEAGDFPTREVAYATDTVRLAEGRRQVYGTKFDRVGGELVPCPLEDPERVDERRKAMGLGPLEEYARELRQRFALTGTEPS, encoded by the coding sequence ATGGCTGAGTTTTCCTGCCGGATGACCGATCCTGGCGTCGACGCCGGCTCCGGTCCGCTGCCGCCGGCGGCGGGCCGGCTGCTGGCCGCGGTGCGCGACGGCCGCGCCGAGCGGATGTTCCCGCCGGTCGTCGGACCGGGACCGGACAACACGTTGAGCCTGCGGCGGCACCTCGCCGGCGACGCCGACGCGCGCGCCCTGGCGCGTACGCTCGCGGAGCCGCGTTTCGCCCCCTTCCTGGCCGCCGTCGACCGCCTTGACGCCTGGTGCGCGAGGCAGGACTTCGAGGCGCCGCACCTGCTGAGTGTCGCCAATGGCGACCTTTTCGGCCCGATGATCTGCGAGGCATTCGTTGCCTGCGCGGAAAAAGACGCCGACACATTGGTGGCCGCGAGATGTGCGCAGACAGCGGCATTCCTTGACCTTTTCCTGACGCGACTGCGACGCGATCGGCGCGAGAGTTGGCCGGACCGGCCGGAACTACGCGGACCGGTGACCGGCTTGTGGGCCAATGGCGAGGAAACGCACAACGGCGGGCAGCGGGTCTTGCGCGTCGACTTCGCCGGCGGCGGCCGGGTGGCGTACAAACCGCGGCCGGCGTCCGGAGAGCTGCTTTTTCTCGGCGAGGACTCGGTTTTCGCGATGCTCAACGAGCTGGCGGGAGCAGGCCTGCCGGTGCTGCCGAGCTGGCGAGGCGCCGGTGACGACCGGCTCGGCTATTCCTGGCAGGAGTGGGTCGAGCGGCCGCGCCAGTGGGACGTTTTGCGGCGACAGGACGGACACACACTTTCGGGTACGCGCCTCGAAAGCGCCGAGGCCGACCAGTTCTGGCGGCGTGCCGGAGCGTTGACGGCGGCCTGTTTTGCCTTTGGCATGACGGATCTGCACGGTGGCAACCTGCTGGCCGGCGCTCGCGCTGATGGCGAGCCGATGCTCTATCCGGTCGATCTGGAGGTCTTTTTCGCCGAGACACCGCGGCTCGCGCACACCGCGCTGGTGTATGCACCGACGACCGGGATGACGCACCACGTGGGCCTGGAAAACGAGGCTCGTTGGTGCGATGTCGACGGCCAGCCGGTCTGTTGGACCGAGGAGCCGGACGGCACGCTCTCGCTGCTGCGGCGCGACCGGTCGATCACCAGGACCGCGACCCGCTCCGTCGTCGGCGACACCGACGGCCGGATCGGCTACGGCCCATATCTGCCGGCCATGCTGCGCGGCATGTTCGAGGCCTGGACGTCGATCTGCCGCCATCAGGAGCGGATCCGCGAGATCGTCGAGAGCGCGGACGCGTACGCGCGAGTGATCCGTCGCGCCACCTCGATCTATCTCACCGGCGATTCCGAGGTGGACTTCGACGAGTCCGAGCGCGAACAGCTCGACAACGGCGACGTCCCGTACTTTTTCCGGCCGCTCTCGGGCGGACCGCTGCGTACGGTCGGCTCGACCGTGCCGGCCACCGACTCGGACCCGCCGACGCCACTGCCGTGGCCGCGGATCGCTGAGCGGCTGACCCTGTCCGGCCTCGGCCTCGCCCTGCGCGATGCCGTGGAGCACGTCTTCGACGACATCCCCGAGCACGTCGCCGCCGACGCGGGCGTACGTTTCCACCTCCACGGACCGCAACACGGGCAGGTCAGCTTCGAGTGGCCGGAGGCCGGCCGCCGCGTCACGTACGGCTGGGACGGCGGCAAGGTGCGGCTGGCGGTCGACGCGATCGACACACCGCCGGCGCCAGTGCCGGTGCCGCCCGCCGCCGAGATCCGGCAGCGGTTGCTGCGGATGGACCGCGTCGACGCCGCGCTGCGGATGCCGTGGGCTCGCGGCGGCTTCGCCGACGAGGCGCTGCATCGCCGCCTGACGATGCTGGTGGCGGCCGGTGCGAGTTGGCTGCGCGAGGTGCTCGACCAGCACGGCTGGCCAGGCCGGTCGATGGTCGGCCTCGCCGCCACCACCGCCGCGAGCCGGCTCGTCCAGCATCTGGAGGACGACCTGCCGCTGCAACGGCGCTGCCTGGACCTGATGTCCCGCGCGGCTGAGGCCGGCGACTTTCCGACCCGCGAGGTCGCGTACGCCACCGACACCGTCCGGCTGGCCGAGGGACGGCGGCAGGTCTATGGCACCAAGTTCGACCGGGTCGGCGGCGAACTGGTGCCGTGTCCGCTGGAAGACCCCGAACGGGTCGACGAACGCAGGAAGGCGATGGGGTTGGGGCCACTTGAGGAGTACGCGCGTGAGCTGCGGCAACGGTTTGCGCTGACCGGGACGGAGCCGTCGTGA
- a CDS encoding PucR family transcriptional regulator, giving the protein MAVPNRPPPHPLEATIRKLERSSGALATQSVARMDETLPWFRSLPADQRSWITLVAQAGVAALTEWLRRPGDDPLETTGLVFGAAPRYLARAVTLQQVVAMVKVTVEVVEEQVPWIAAPGEEQALKEAVLVFSREVAFAAAQVYARVAETRGAWDARLQALLVDTLLRGSDENADLLNSRAAALGWSEITPVAVAIGATPGATDADEVLDSVTRAGRGAGIEVLAGVHGGRLVMVIGGADDVTKAAGALLAEFGDGPVVVGHPVADLGGAPASARAALAGIRAVAAWPGAPRPVSAADLLPERVLCGDEDARRQLATAYAELDEAGGGLIDTLAAYLDTGGALEAASRVLFVHSNTVRYRLRRIGEVCGFSPTVPRDAFSLRLALALGRLDDADL; this is encoded by the coding sequence ATGGCTGTGCCCAACCGTCCGCCGCCGCACCCGCTCGAAGCGACCATCCGGAAGCTGGAGCGGTCGTCCGGTGCGCTCGCCACCCAGAGCGTGGCCAGGATGGACGAGACGCTGCCGTGGTTTCGCTCGCTGCCGGCCGACCAGCGGTCCTGGATCACCCTCGTGGCTCAGGCCGGCGTCGCTGCGCTCACCGAGTGGCTGAGAAGGCCCGGCGACGACCCGCTGGAGACCACCGGCCTGGTGTTCGGCGCGGCACCGCGTTACCTCGCTCGCGCCGTCACGTTGCAGCAGGTCGTCGCGATGGTGAAGGTCACCGTCGAGGTGGTCGAGGAGCAGGTCCCGTGGATCGCCGCGCCGGGCGAGGAACAGGCGCTCAAGGAGGCCGTACTCGTCTTCAGCCGCGAGGTCGCCTTCGCCGCCGCGCAGGTGTACGCGCGCGTCGCCGAGACCCGTGGCGCGTGGGACGCGAGGCTCCAGGCGCTGCTCGTCGACACGCTGTTACGCGGCAGCGACGAGAACGCCGACCTGCTCAACAGCCGCGCCGCGGCGCTCGGCTGGTCGGAGATCACGCCGGTGGCGGTGGCGATCGGCGCGACCCCGGGCGCGACGGACGCCGACGAGGTGCTCGACTCGGTGACCCGCGCCGGCCGCGGCGCCGGCATCGAGGTGCTGGCCGGCGTGCACGGCGGCCGGCTGGTGATGGTGATCGGCGGCGCCGACGACGTGACCAAGGCGGCCGGCGCGCTGCTCGCCGAGTTCGGCGACGGACCGGTCGTCGTCGGTCACCCGGTGGCCGACCTCGGTGGCGCACCGGCCTCCGCGCGCGCGGCGCTCGCCGGCATCCGCGCGGTCGCCGCCTGGCCGGGCGCGCCGCGGCCGGTCTCCGCGGCCGATCTCCTGCCGGAGCGGGTGTTGTGCGGCGACGAGGACGCGCGGCGACAGCTGGCGACCGCGTACGCGGAGCTGGACGAGGCCGGCGGCGGCCTGATCGACACGCTGGCCGCGTACCTGGACACCGGCGGTGCGCTGGAGGCGGCCAGCCGCGTTTTGTTCGTACACTCCAACACCGTCCGCTATCGGCTGCGGCGGATCGGCGAGGTGTGTGGCTTCAGTCCCACCGTGCCTCGGGATGCATTCAGCCTCCGACTCGCGCTGGCGCTCGGCCGCCTGGACGACGCCGACTTGTAG
- a CDS encoding MaoC family dehydratase, which translates to MGLWFEECEVGRVVSHAITRTVTETDNVLFSTLTMNPQPLHLDAEFAAGTEFGQRLVNSMFTVGLVVGIAVPELTLGTTVANLGFGSIEFPAPVFHGDTLRVETEIVEARASTSRPTAGIVTFEHRSYNQRDELVCRARRAALMRRRPA; encoded by the coding sequence ATGGGACTGTGGTTCGAGGAATGTGAAGTCGGCCGGGTTGTGAGTCACGCCATCACGCGTACCGTCACCGAGACCGACAACGTGCTGTTCTCGACGCTGACGATGAACCCGCAGCCGCTGCATCTGGACGCCGAGTTCGCGGCCGGTACGGAGTTTGGCCAGCGGCTGGTGAACAGCATGTTCACCGTCGGCCTGGTGGTCGGCATCGCCGTACCGGAGCTGACCCTCGGCACCACGGTGGCCAACCTCGGTTTCGGCAGCATCGAGTTTCCGGCGCCGGTCTTCCACGGCGACACGCTCCGCGTGGAAACCGAGATCGTCGAGGCGCGTGCCTCCACGTCGCGGCCGACCGCCGGCATCGTCACCTTCGAGCACCGCTCGTACAACCAACGCGACGAGCTGGTCTGCCGCGCGCGGCGGGCCGCGCTGATGCGCCGGAGGCCGGCCTGA